The following is a genomic window from Actinomadura sp. WMMB 499.
GTGGACGGCCGGCGCGGGGCCGCGACTTCGAAGGGATCGAGGACAGTGACGCACATCCGTGGGCTCGGATATCTCAAGGTCCAGACGCAGCACATCGAGCGGTGGCGCGAGCTGACGATCGGCGCGCTCGGGTTCGCCGAGGGCTCCGGCCCCGATCCGGACGGCCTGTACCTGCGCATGGACGAGCGCCGGCACCGGCTCGCCGTCCTGCCCGGCGACACCGACCGGGTCCTCGCGATCGGCTGGGAGGTGCGCGACCAGTTCGCCCTCGCCGCCGTCCGGGAGGACGTCGAGAAGGCGGGGGTCGAGGTCACCGAGCTGTCCCGGCGCGAGTGCGCCGACCGGGGCGCCGAGGCGGTCATCGCGTTCCGCGACCCGGGCGGCACCCCCGTCGAGGTGTTCTTCGGCCCGATCCTGGACCACTCGCCCGTCCGCACCGGCCAGGCGCAGAAGTTCGTCACCGGCGCGCAGGGCATGGGCCACGTCGTCCTGCCCACGCCGCGCCAGCCGGACGCCGTGAAGTTCTACACCGAGGTCCTCGGCTTCCTGCCGCGCGGCGCGTTCAACGCCAGCCCGGACCCGGAGGCGCCGCTGCGGATCCGGTTCATGG
Proteins encoded in this region:
- a CDS encoding VOC family protein, whose product is MTHIRGLGYLKVQTQHIERWRELTIGALGFAEGSGPDPDGLYLRMDERRHRLAVLPGDTDRVLAIGWEVRDQFALAAVREDVEKAGVEVTELSRRECADRGAEAVIAFRDPGGTPVEVFFGPILDHSPVRTGQAQKFVTGAQGMGHVVLPTPRQPDAVKFYTEVLGFLPRGAFNASPDPEAPLRIRFMGVNQRHHSLAIAPAPHDGDPGLVHLMVEVDTLDAVGRALDNVAKSGFSISSTLGRHTNDKMVSFYVRAPGGWDIEYGCEGMLVDETYYTAEEITADSYWGHDWSGSEPLAAFAPKGS